One genomic region from Anopheles bellator chromosome 2, idAnoBellAS_SP24_06.2, whole genome shotgun sequence encodes:
- the LOC131207098 gene encoding uncharacterized protein LOC131207098 gives MVLRSNGPVATGALIGAVLFAVFLGQQFAPTAGFLTYTKYVTESISNRSEFVNKVLSDEIKLRIVDHSVYVYDWDHDTLKISGKWVLKSQEDDAKYYVEYTQKIDKETAFKGILENLNANDQITDIKRVERAKPQTYTFEKTFSFW, from the exons ATGGTCCTACGAAGCAACGGTCCGGTCGCCACCGGCGCGCTAATTGGTGCGGTACTGTTCGCGGTGTTCCTGGGGCAGCAGTTCGCGCCGACCGCCGGCTTCCTGACCTACACGAAGTACGTCACCGAGAGCATCTCCAACCGGTCGGAATTTGTGAACAAAGTGCTGAGTGACGA gatcaAGCTACGAATTGTGGACCACTCGGTGTACGTGTACGATTGGGATCACGACACGCTGAAGATTAGCGGCAAGTGGGTGCTCAAGTCGCAGGAAGACGATGCCAAGTACTACGTGGAGTACACGCAGAAGATCGACA AAGAAACGGCCTTCAAGGGAATCCTGGAGAATTTGAATGCCAACGATCAGATCACCGACATAAAGCGGGTTGAGCGCGCCAAACCACAGACCTACACCTTCGAGAAGACGTTCTCGTTCTGGTAG
- the LOC131210252 gene encoding CLK4-associating serine/arginine rich protein-like, giving the protein MWHEARKQEKKIRGMLVDYRKRAERRQDFYERIKADPTQFLQVHGRKCKIHLDASVATAAENPAIMMPWQGQKENLIDRFDVRAHLDYIPPVPRSETTDAPTEQADDTERSMNYERFRVLAQNEFLGIVEEKYLHQLHLEEQFGVNAQVEAETKAASAASKKKSAAGAAIGYTYEETDTVVAGSSGTGGSIGSSMAGTSSSVPFAQSITAIEKSADSAPQAGTSGAASSSARYDECMKDESDSDLDMDVSIDINKIGTVQAHELNACGRQYGMKSNDFYSFLTKDADEADALRMAREEEQEKIMFSGRKSRRERRAQRERKFAGRPLSPPSYAAKEELLPRTLVETNDSSRSPSPINSGKITYITSFGGEDELQAHGKVSFGFSRDMSTLGGIAAGTSKAARLRAEAAGGEAGGGALSYAEKVKQNLEKLKAQQPKESDKKPPVQYQRSAETSRGRRGRGSSRRSSSSGSSRSPPRRSRGRRSSRSSSSSSSDSSSSSPASRKRGTVADRRPQRSRAEKTGDRNRSPARVGGPSARSGGRHATYSRYRRRSRSSASRSRSVSRSRSRSRTRGRRRSPPARARKGHSRRSSSSTSRSSRSRSRTPAGRRQRTPTTRAPGGGDSSDGSLEKPRAPTAGVPQERKVATLPTIVPSPILTALPPPPPPPLPPASTGASLSTAGSAVVDEKKPIPSLALIEPEPEVPIKRYYGRRRGDESSSDDSSTSDGDRDTNGAAEERKPAPQALAGHDPPWGDGDDGTSGTGPAGSSKLASGFTDTMVQIKQEKLDSSTGPTTASCGTGASLRFGKTVPGGTSAPESKVSTGIVTGAASASKPGSSVNPRDRLKRKMQILLNKQYKADKKAEIEKVERQIQQQQERDDEMRELALKLRRRQRELRHKYGTPESDHSKSHSSDERSTGDEDEAAGGSHVKQQPPPRFGHSSTAREGSRSPQRQPLLSSPLASIAAPRLTRPPPSLRVESLSAVPSYRNSAVIERKPVLRSATDSGPSPQVPPVTMYSGPGGDVGRLRRRNSPAIGGSTGYRTQQSVPVSSHSMSLRRGAGGGGGVPDTVSGPAGSGHRPSAPPGGGRFDDRNRRRSPPTRYNRSRSKSRERMPSARDTSTAPGRGRGGRRTEYPGRSRDYDRPHGYAGGGGGGGGGGSHSGFSASSSGGGGGGGGGGGRYRGGRRSRSGSRGRRSRSPGRRSGSPARGRGNGGGGGALVGAGTSSSKSGSTSTASRQTEPRAVKKLVDY; this is encoded by the exons ATGTGGCACGAAGCACGGAAGCAGGAGAAAAAGATCCGCGGCATGCTGGTCGATTATCGGAAGCGTGCCGAGCGGAGACAGGACTTCTACGAGCGGATT AAAGCCGATCCGACGCAGTTCCTTCAAGTGCATGGGCGCAAATGCAAGATCCATCTGGACGCCAGCGTCGCGACAGCTGCCGAGAATCCCGCAATCAT GATGCCCTGGCAGGGGCAGAAGGAAAACCtgatcgatcgcttcgatgTGCGCGCCCATTTGGACTACATTCCGCCGGTTCCGCGCTCGGAAACAACGGATGCACCGACGGAGCAGGCGGACGACACCGAGCGCTCGATGAACTATGAACGGTTTCGGGTGCTGGCTCAGAACGAGTTCCTCG GAATCGTCGAGGAAAAATATCTACATCAGCTGCACCTGGAAGAGCAGTTCGGGGTGAATGCGCAAGTggaagcggaaacgaaagCGGCTTCCGCCGCTTCGAAGAAAAAGTCCGCCGCCGGCGCTGCGATCGGGTACACGTATGAGGAAACCGACACGGTGGTCGCCGGCAGCTCTGGAACAGGTGGCTCTATCGGCAGCTCAATGGCAGGcacctcgtcgtcggtcccATTCGCCCAGTCCATCACTGCCATCGAAAAATCGGCCGACTCGGCACCGCAGGCCGGGACTTCCGGTGCGGCTAGCTCTTCGGCGCGGTACGACGAGTGCATGAAGGACGAATCGGACTCCGATCTCGACATGGACGTGTCGATCGACATAAACAAGATTGGCACGGTTCAGGCGCACGAGCTGAACGCGTGCGGTCGTCAGTACGGCATGAAGAGCAACGATTTCtattcgtttctcaccaagGACGCCGACGAGGCGGACGCGCTGCGAATGGCCCGCGAAGAGGAGCAGGAGAAGATCATGTTTAGCGGCCGCAAGAGCCGTCGGGAACGGCGGGCTCAGCGCGAGCGTAAGTTTGCCGGTCGACCACTCAGTCCGCCAAGTTACGCGGCCAAAGAGGAACTGTTACCACGGACCCTGGTGGAAACGAACGATAGTTCCCGGTCACCGTCGCCGATCAACTCGGGCAAAATCACGTACATTACGTCGTTCGGTGGGGAAGATGAACTGCAGGCACACGGCAaggtttcgttcggtttcagCCGCGACATGAGTACGCTGGGCGGGATAGCGGCCGGCACTTCGAAGGCGGCCCGGTTGCGGGCCGAGGCAGCCGGTGGTGAAGCTGGCGGAGGTGCGTTGAGTTACGCGGAGAAGGTGAAGCAAAATCTCGAAAAGCTTAAAGCCCAACAACCGAAGGAGAGCGACAAGAAGCCTCCGGTTCAGTATCAACGGTCTGCCGAGACGAGCCggggacgacgaggacgaggcaGTAGtagacgcagcagcagcagcggaagcagcCGAAGTCCTCCACGGAGAAGCCGCGGGAGAAGGAGCTCacgcagcagtagcagtagcagcagcgatagcagcagcagtagtccTGCCTCTCGCAAACGGGGCACTGTGGCAGACAGGCGGCCGCAAAGATCGCGAGCTGAAAAAACGGGTgaccgaaatcgatcgccggcaAGGGTTGGAGGGCCCAGCGCACGGTCTGGAGGACGACACGCGACGTACTCGCGCTACCGACGGCGCTCTCGGTCGTCTGCTTCACGATCACGGTCCGTTTCACGATCACGGTCTCGTTCGCGCACTCGCGGACGGAGACGCTCTCCACCGGCGCGGGCTCGCAAGGGCCATTCACGACGTTCCTCCTCATCTACCTCGCGTTCGTCACGATCGCGCTCCCGGACTCCTGCGGGGCGCCGTCAGCGAACGCCAACTACTAGAgcaccgggcggtggtgaTTCGTCTGACGGTTCACTCGAAAAGCCTCGCGCACCAACGGCAGGGGTTCCTCAGGAGCGAAAAGTGGCCACGCTCCCGACGATTGTACCATCCCCGATCCTTACCGCATtacctccaccgccaccgccaccactgccaccagcGTCAACGGGTGCATCACTTTCGACCGCTGGCTCGGCGGTAGTTGACGAAAAGAAACCGATCCCTTCGCTGGCGTTgatcgaacccgaaccggaagtaCCGATCAAACGATACTACGGCCGCCGACGGGGTGATGAAAGTTCCAGCGACGACTCGAGCACGTCCGACGGTGATCGTGACACAAACGGTGCTGCGGAAGAGCGGAAACCCGCACCACAGGCCTTGGCGGGGCACGATCCACCGTGgggtgacggtgacgacggcaCTTCCGGCACTGGACCAGCAGGGAGCAGCAA GTTGGCAAGCGGTTTCACTGACACAATGGTACAGATTAAACAGGAAAAGCTGGACAGCTCTACTGGCCCGACCACTGCCAGCTGTGGGACTGGCGCGTCGTTAAGGTTTGGTAAAACGGTCCCCGGTGGCACGAGCGCACCCGAATCCAAAGTCAGTA CCGGAATCGTTACTGGGGCGGCTTCTGCCTCGAAGCCTGGCTCGTCCGTTAATCCGCGCGATCGGTTGAAGCGCAAGATGCAAATACTGCTCAACAAACAAT ATAAAGCGGACAAAAAGGCGGAGATCGAAAAGGTGGAACGCCAaattcagcagcaacaggagcgGGACGATGAGATGCGCGAGTTGGCGCTAAAACTGCGCCGCCGGCAGCGTGAACTGCGGCACAAGTATGGCACCCCGGAAAGTGATCACAGTAAATCGCACAGTTCCGACGAGCGCAGCAcgggcgacgaggacgaagctGCGGGTGGTAGTCACgtgaagcagcagccgccgccgcgattCGGCCACAGCTCGACAGCTCGCGAGGGTTCCCGGTCTCCGCAACGGCAACCGCTGCTCTCCTCTCCATTGGCGTCGATTGCCGCGCCGAGACTGACACGGCCTCCACCTTCGTTACGAGTAGAGTCCCTGTCGGCAGTACCTAGCTACAGGAACAGTGCGGTCATCGAGCGGAAACCCGTTCTGAGAAGTGCCACCGATTCCGGGCCAAGTCCACAGGTTCCACCGGTTACCATGTACAGCGGCCCCGGTGGTGATGTGGGACGCTTGCGTCGCCGAAATTCTCCTGCAATCGGTGGATCGACGGGTTACAGGACGCAACAGTCCGTACCGGTGTCCTCCCATTCAATGAGCCTTCGTaggggtgctggtggtggtggtggtgtcccaGATACCGTTAGTGGGCCGGCAGGATCTGGTCATCGACCAAGCGCTCCTCCCGGTGGGGGCCGGTTTGATGATCGTAATCGGCGACGGTCACCACCGACACGTTACAACCGGTCGCGATCCAAGTCGCGCGAAAGGATGCCTTCTGCGCGAGACACATCTACGGCCCCGGGGCGTGGTAGGGGTGGGCGCCGCACGGAATATCCAGGTCGTTCCAGAGATTACGATCGGCCTCACGGttacgccggtggtggtggtggtggtggcggcggaggatCACATTCAGGTTTCAGTGCAAGCTctagtggcggcggcggtggcggcggcggcggcggtggtcgctATCGTGGTGGAAGACGATCGCGATCTGGATCGCGCGGCCGAAGATCACGTTCGCCTGGTCGTCGTTCCGGATCACCCGCCCGTGGACGTGGtaatggtggcggcggtggagcaCTGGTCGGAGCAGGCACATCTAGTAGTAAGTCGGGAAGCACAAGCACCGCTAGCCGGCAGACGGAACCGAGGGCGGTTAAGAAATTGGTGGACTACTGA
- the LOC131211028 gene encoding uncharacterized protein LOC131211028: MKFAASVTLLWLLVAVGAGPVKRVVREARPQFPFGGIQNAAPPSNGIGVQTPIGGFHLGLSTGLTVNLGRRPADPTVAPEVQPELLSEGVPPIGDGPGIRSEETLASVAPPASDAPVTETSEDHPCYGYDPNQPVAANATTDDSSTANPCGFEGNNRISPKQAALLSLVG, encoded by the exons ATGAAGTTCGCAGCAAGCGTGACCCTACTGTGGTTGCTGGTGGCAGTTGGGGCCGGTCCAGTGAAGCGGGTTGTTCGTGAAGCACG GCCACAGTTTCCATTCGGTGGCATTCAGAATGCGGCTCCACCTTCGAACGGTATCGGAGTGCAGacaccgatcggtggttttCATCTCGGACTTTCCACTGGCCTCACGGTGAATCTGGGTCGCCGACCAGCCGATCCAACGGTCGCTCCCGAGGTACAGCCGGAGTTACTGAGCGAAGGAGTGCCACCGATTGGTGATGGACCTGGAATCCGCTCCGAGGAAACCCTGGCAAGTGTTGCCCCACCGGCTAGTGACGCTCCGGTGACCGAGACATCAGAGGATCATCCGTGCTACGGTTACGACCCGaaccaaccggtggccgctaaTGCGACGACTGATGACAGCTCAACCGCAAATCCGTGCGGCTTCGAAGGTAACAACCGAATTAGTCCGAAACAGGCAGCATTGCTGTCGCTTGTTGGATGA
- the LOC131207097 gene encoding uncharacterized protein LOC131207097, with amino-acid sequence MLSLALLSALIGPPATSAPLTGHFQVVAIPFATVDANSYCRKLHSKLLQAADSIFVLETSVPRRVYQVVPAMEPIRPTAPDVAGNEVDDIPVDDLVNMIRQQEVTVVSHQIVETITLETNDGLVRLTVERPGNLGPSIAEASDVLPRSGLGNDKLLLSLLGGGRQSKVRRIERVKNL; translated from the exons atgctctcgctcgctctgctCTCCGCCTTGATCGGACCTCCAGCCACTAGCGCCCCACTGACCGGCCATTTTCAAGTGGTTGCCATTCCGTTCGCAACGGTCGACGCGAACAGTTACTGCCGCAAGCTCCACTCGAAGCTGCTCCAAGCGGCGGATTCGATTTTTGTGCTCGAAACAAGTGTCCCCCGGCGGGTTTATCAGGTGGTGCCAGCAATGGAACCGATTCGACCAACGGCTCCGGATGTCGCCGGAAACGAAGTGGACGACATTCCGGTCGACGATCTTGTGAATATGATACGCCAACA AGAGGTCACGGTCGTGAGCCACCAGATTGTGGAAACCATCACGCTGGAAACGAACGATGGTCTGGTACGGTTGACGGTCGAGCGTCCCGGTAACTTAG GTCCATCCATTGCAGAGGCATCCGATGTGCTACCCAGAAGTGGGCTGGGCAATGATAAACTGCTCCTGTCActgctcggcggtggccgccagaGTAAGGTGCGGCGCATCGAACGTGTTAAAAATCTGTAA
- the LOC131210526 gene encoding endocuticle structural glycoprotein ABD-5-like, whose amino-acid sequence MKQSVVFASVCCVLLAGRAVLSAPAPQQNPSDVTLVRYNSENNGLDGYKFTYELSDGQIRSEVGTYRMVKDAEGKEVPTLFVQGAYSFVTPDGQTHWVNYTADENGYHPKVGTGPTGGIQPGQDAPVA is encoded by the exons ATGAAGCAGTCCGTAGTGTTCGCTAGTGTGTGCTGTGTCCTGCTGGCAGGACGTGCCGTGCTGTCGGCCCCGGCTCCCCAACAGAACCCGAGCGATGTGACACTCGTGCGATACAACAGCGAAAATAATGGACTTGACGGTTACAAGTTCAC CTACGAACTGAGTGACGGTCAGATCCGCTCCGAGGTCGGCACCTACCGCATGGTGAAGGATGCCGAGGGCAAGGAAGTGCCGACACTGTTCGTGCAGGGCGCGTACTCGTTCGTCACCCCGGACGGCCAGACGCACTGGGTGAACTACACCGCCGACGAGAACGGCTACCACCCGAAGGTTGGCACCGGCCCGACGGGAGGCATTCAACCGGGACAGGATGCGCCGGTCGCATAA
- the LOC131207099 gene encoding endocuticle structural glycoprotein SgAbd-5-like: MQSVRLFLIAVSAALVTVFGAPVDPVATPYILQYESNNAVNEGYSFEFELSDEQKRKEEGTLRFTKDAEGNDVSFVAVQGHYSFVGDDGRTYWVEYTADENGYRTRMSAGDYPGDTDRTLVGRAGSHTTTPASRRN; the protein is encoded by the exons ATGCAATCGGTTCGCCTGTTTTTGATTGCAGTGTCTGCAGCGCTGGTGACAGTGTTCGGTGCTCCGGTGGATCCCGTGGCCACTCCATACATTTTGCAGTACGAAAGCAACAATGCGGTCAACGAGGGATACAGCTTCGA ATTCGAGCTGAGCGATGAACAGAAGCGCAAGGAAGAAGGAACGCTCCGGTTCACGAAGGACGCCGAGGGAAACGACGTGTCGTTCGTGGCCGTCCAAGGACACTACTCGTTCGTCGGGGACGATGGCCGCACGTACTGGGTGGAGTATACGGCGGATGAGAACGGGTACCGCACCAGGATGAGCGCCGGCGACTACCCGGGCGATACGGATCGTACGCTggtcggccgggccggcagcCACACGACGACACCAGCGTCCAGGAGGAATTGA